Proteins encoded together in one Mycobacterium noviomagense window:
- the map gene encoding type I methionyl aminopeptidase, producing MPVRTALSPGVLSGTLPVPKSIPRPEYVGKPTAREGSEPWVQTPEVIEKMRIAGRIAAGALAEAGKAVAPGVTTDELDRIAHDYMVDHGAYPSTLGYKGFPKSCCTSLNEVICHGIPDSTVIEDGDIVNIDVTAYINGVHGDTNATFLAGDVSEEHRLLVERTREATMRAIKAVKPGRSLSVIGRVIESYANRFGYNVVRDFTGHGIGTTFHNGLVVLHYDQPAVTTVIEPGMTFTIEPMINLGGLDYEIWDDGWTVVTKDRKWSAQFEHTLLVTDTGAEILTCL from the coding sequence ATGCCTGTTCGCACCGCGCTGTCGCCCGGCGTGCTGTCTGGAACACTGCCGGTGCCCAAGTCGATCCCACGCCCGGAATATGTGGGCAAGCCGACCGCGCGCGAGGGCAGCGAGCCATGGGTGCAAACACCCGAGGTGATCGAGAAGATGCGGATCGCCGGCCGGATCGCGGCCGGCGCGCTCGCTGAGGCGGGCAAAGCAGTCGCCCCCGGGGTGACGACCGACGAACTGGACCGGATCGCCCACGACTACATGGTCGACCACGGCGCCTACCCGTCAACCTTGGGCTACAAGGGTTTCCCGAAATCGTGCTGTACGTCGCTGAACGAAGTGATCTGCCACGGCATTCCGGACTCGACGGTGATCGAAGACGGCGACATCGTCAACATCGACGTCACCGCCTACATCAACGGCGTGCACGGTGATACTAACGCGACGTTTTTGGCCGGCGACGTCTCCGAGGAGCACCGACTGCTGGTCGAGCGCACCCGCGAGGCGACGATGCGCGCTATCAAGGCCGTCAAACCCGGCCGTTCACTTTCCGTTATCGGTCGCGTCATCGAATCGTATGCAAACCGGTTCGGCTACAACGTCGTTCGTGACTTCACCGGTCACGGTATCGGCACCACCTTCCACAACGGCCTGGTGGTGCTGCACTACGACCAGCCCGCTGTGACCACCGTCATCGAGCCCGGGATGACGTTCACCATCGAGCCGATGATCAACCTCGGCGGGTTGGACTACGAAATCTGGGACGACGGATGGACCGTGGTCACCAAAGACCGCAAGTGGAGTGCGCAGTTCGAGCACACGCTGCTGGTCACCGACACCGGCGCCGAAATCCTGACATGCCTTTAG
- the dxr gene encoding 1-deoxy-D-xylulose-5-phosphate reductoisomerase translates to MSSRRIKVLVLGSTGSIGTQALEVIAANPDRFEVVGLAAGGGRPELLAQQRAETGVTNIAVTDDQAAQALGDVAYRGPDAVTRLIDATEADVVLNALVGALGLKPTLAALATGARLALANKESLVAGGPLVLKAAKPGQIVPVDSEHSAMAQCLRSGAPDEVAKIVLTASGGPFRGWSAAELEHVTPQQAGVHPTWSMGPMNTLNSASLVNKGLELIETHLLFGVAYERIEVVVHPQSIVHSMVTFTDGSTIAQASPPDMKLPIALALGWPDRVPGAAAACDFSTASRWEFEPLDSDVFPAVELARRAGRAGGCLTAVYNAANEEAAAAFLAGRISFPAVVRTIADVLADADEWAAEPATVDDVLDAQRWARQRALRAVSTSGLKEAEPTR, encoded by the coding sequence GTGAGCAGCCGCCGCATCAAAGTCCTGGTGCTGGGCAGCACCGGCTCGATCGGCACCCAGGCGCTGGAGGTCATCGCCGCTAACCCGGACCGCTTCGAGGTGGTCGGGCTGGCGGCGGGCGGCGGGCGTCCGGAGCTGCTCGCACAACAGCGCGCCGAGACCGGGGTGACCAACATCGCCGTCACCGACGATCAAGCGGCGCAGGCTCTCGGCGACGTCGCCTACCGGGGACCCGATGCGGTCACCCGGCTGATCGACGCCACCGAGGCCGACGTCGTGCTCAACGCCTTGGTCGGGGCGCTCGGGCTAAAGCCCACGCTGGCCGCGCTTGCCACCGGGGCTCGGCTGGCCTTGGCCAACAAGGAATCCCTGGTCGCCGGCGGTCCGCTGGTGCTCAAGGCAGCCAAGCCCGGACAGATCGTGCCCGTCGACTCAGAGCACTCCGCGATGGCGCAGTGCCTACGCAGCGGCGCACCCGACGAGGTCGCCAAGATCGTGCTCACCGCCTCCGGTGGACCGTTCCGCGGCTGGTCGGCCGCCGAGCTGGAGCACGTCACGCCGCAGCAAGCCGGGGTGCATCCGACCTGGTCGATGGGACCGATGAACACGCTGAACTCCGCGTCGCTGGTCAACAAAGGCCTTGAGCTGATCGAAACCCATCTGCTGTTCGGCGTTGCCTACGAGCGCATCGAGGTCGTCGTCCACCCGCAGTCCATCGTGCATTCGATGGTCACGTTCACCGACGGCTCGACCATCGCGCAGGCCAGCCCCCCGGACATGAAGCTGCCGATCGCCTTGGCACTGGGCTGGCCCGACCGGGTGCCCGGCGCTGCCGCGGCCTGCGACTTCTCCACCGCCTCGCGCTGGGAATTCGAGCCGCTGGACAGCGACGTTTTCCCGGCCGTCGAGCTTGCCCGCCGGGCCGGCCGGGCCGGCGGCTGCCTGACCGCGGTCTACAACGCGGCCAACGAAGAAGCCGCGGCGGCCTTCCTGGCCGGGCGGATCAGCTTTCCCGCGGTCGTGCGCACCATCGCCGACGTGCTGGCCGACGCCGACGAGTGGGCCGCCGAACCCGCTACCGTGGATGACGTACTCGACGCGCAGCGCTGGGCCCGGCAACGGGCGCTACGTGCGGTCTCGACGAGCGGTTTAAAGGAGGCGGAGCCCACCCGATGA
- a CDS encoding DUF2631 domain-containing protein: MVSTEVERRTEVERRTEVERRIEVDTAEVPSAAWGWSKINHRTWHITGLVIVVFLLAMLRGNHVGHIEDWFLIAFAALTLFVLVRDWWGRRRGWLR, from the coding sequence GTGGTCAGTACCGAGGTCGAGCGTCGTACCGAGGTCGAGCGTCGTACCGAGGTGGAGCGTCGCATCGAGGTCGACACTGCCGAGGTGCCATCCGCGGCGTGGGGCTGGAGCAAGATCAACCACCGGACATGGCACATCACCGGCCTGGTCATCGTCGTGTTCCTGCTGGCCATGCTGCGGGGCAACCACGTCGGCCACATCGAGGACTGGTTCCTGATCGCGTTCGCGGCACTGACGCTTTTCGTCCTGGTGCGCGACTGGTGGGGACGCCGGCGGGGCTGGCTGCGCTAA
- the ispG gene encoding flavodoxin-dependent (E)-4-hydroxy-3-methylbut-2-enyl-diphosphate synthase, with the protein MTTSLGMPASPPPTLSPRRKTRQLMVGDVGVGSDYPISVQSMCTTKTHDINATLQQIAELTAAGCDIVRVACPRQEDADALAEIARHSQIPVIADIHFQPRYIFAAIEAGCAAVRVNPGNIKEFDGRVAEVAKAAGDAGVPIRIGVNAGSLDKRFLEKHGKATPEALVESALWEASLFEEHGFGNIKISVKHTDPVVMVAAYELLAAQCDYPLHLGVTEAGPAFQGTIKSAVAFGALLSKGIGDTIRVSLSAPPVEEVKVGNQILESLNLRPRSLEIVSCPSCGRAQVDVYTLANEVSAGLEGLEVPLRVAVMGCVVNGPGEAREADLGVASGNGKGQIFVRGEVIKTVPESQIVETLIEEAMRLASQMDSHAETTTSGSPVVTVS; encoded by the coding sequence ATGACCACCAGCCTAGGGATGCCGGCGTCGCCGCCGCCGACGCTGTCGCCGCGGCGCAAGACCCGCCAGCTGATGGTCGGCGATGTCGGGGTGGGCAGCGACTACCCGATTTCGGTGCAGTCCATGTGCACCACGAAAACCCACGACATCAACGCCACCTTGCAGCAGATCGCCGAGCTGACCGCGGCCGGCTGCGACATCGTCCGGGTGGCCTGCCCCCGCCAGGAGGACGCCGACGCGCTGGCCGAGATCGCGCGGCACAGCCAGATTCCGGTGATCGCCGACATCCACTTTCAGCCGCGCTACATCTTCGCCGCGATCGAGGCGGGGTGCGCGGCGGTTCGCGTCAACCCGGGCAACATCAAGGAGTTCGACGGCCGGGTCGCTGAAGTTGCGAAGGCTGCCGGCGACGCCGGCGTTCCGATCCGCATCGGCGTCAACGCCGGGTCGCTCGACAAGCGGTTTCTGGAGAAGCACGGCAAGGCCACACCCGAAGCGCTGGTCGAGTCGGCGCTCTGGGAAGCCTCGCTGTTCGAAGAACACGGCTTCGGCAACATCAAGATCAGCGTCAAGCACACCGACCCGGTGGTGATGGTTGCGGCCTACGAGTTGCTGGCCGCCCAGTGCGACTACCCGCTGCATCTGGGTGTCACCGAGGCCGGGCCCGCGTTTCAGGGCACGATCAAATCCGCGGTGGCCTTCGGCGCGTTGCTGAGCAAGGGGATCGGCGACACGATCCGGGTGTCGCTGTCCGCGCCGCCGGTCGAGGAAGTCAAGGTCGGCAACCAAATCCTCGAGTCGCTGAACCTGCGGCCGCGTTCGCTGGAGATTGTGTCCTGCCCGTCGTGCGGTCGCGCACAGGTCGACGTCTACACGCTGGCCAACGAAGTCAGCGCGGGCCTAGAGGGCCTGGAGGTGCCGCTTCGGGTGGCGGTGATGGGCTGCGTCGTCAACGGACCGGGGGAGGCCCGCGAGGCTGATCTTGGTGTGGCGTCCGGCAACGGCAAAGGTCAGATCTTCGTGCGCGGCGAGGTGATCAAGACCGTGCCGGAGTCGCAGATCGTCGAGACGCTGATCGAAGAAGCCATGCGGCTCGCGTCGCAAATGGACTCCCACGCGGAAACAACTACGAGCGGTTCACCTGTTGTGACCGTAAGCTGA
- a CDS encoding histidine kinase, with the protein MHLQSYVDAVRHELDVAAAAAGPEAQTLAGRLSTALEPAMRLALLEALSAAAEEITRELAPRSVEVRLRGREPEFIVTAPLDEPAEDPFLTVDGGGGGTWRVTLRLPEGLRAAVESAARRDGSSLNSWLVRAAAAALQSTRQPSTATRHHVTGWVR; encoded by the coding sequence ATGCATTTGCAGTCGTATGTCGACGCCGTACGGCACGAGCTCGACGTCGCCGCTGCGGCCGCCGGGCCAGAGGCGCAGACCCTCGCGGGTCGGCTCAGCACTGCACTGGAGCCGGCGATGCGGCTGGCGCTGCTGGAGGCCCTGTCGGCGGCTGCCGAAGAGATCACGCGCGAGCTGGCCCCGCGTTCGGTGGAGGTCCGGCTGCGTGGCCGCGAACCCGAGTTCATCGTCACCGCCCCGCTCGACGAGCCCGCCGAGGACCCGTTCCTCACGGTCGACGGCGGCGGCGGCGGCACCTGGCGGGTGACCCTGCGGTTGCCGGAAGGCCTGCGGGCGGCTGTCGAATCCGCCGCTCGCCGCGACGGCTCGTCGCTGAACAGCTGGCTGGTCCGCGCCGCAGCTGCCGCGCTGCAATCCACCCGCCAACCCTCGACCGCCACTCGTCACCACGTCACCGGCTGGGTGCGCTGA
- a CDS encoding M50 family metallopeptidase codes for MMFVIGIVAFAVAILISVALHECGHMWAARATGMKVRRYFVGFGPTLWSTRRGETEYGLKAIPAGGFCDIAGMTAVEELAPDERDRAMYKQKTWKRSAVLLAGPGMNFLIGLLLIYVIAVAWGLPNLHPSTAAVVGETACVPPELSKSQFGQCTDPGPAAAAGIRAGDVVVKVGNTDVHTFDEMAAAVRKVNGTVPFVIERGGKTLTVPVTVVPTQRWVDGKPSKVGMIGVAPKTYPPMQYNPLTAVPATFVFTGDLSVELGKALAAIPTKVGALVHAIGGGQRDPETPISVVGATIIGGDTVNHGLWVAFWFFLAQLNFILGAVNLVPLLPFDGGHIAIAVYEKIRNMIRSARGMVAAAPVNYLKLMPATYVVLVLVVGYMLLTVTADLVNPIRLFQ; via the coding sequence ATGATGTTCGTGATCGGCATCGTGGCATTCGCCGTCGCCATCTTGATCTCGGTGGCACTGCACGAGTGCGGCCACATGTGGGCGGCGCGCGCCACCGGCATGAAGGTCCGCCGCTATTTCGTCGGCTTCGGCCCCACTCTGTGGTCGACTCGGCGCGGCGAGACCGAATACGGCCTCAAGGCCATTCCGGCCGGCGGCTTCTGCGACATCGCCGGGATGACTGCGGTCGAAGAACTCGCGCCCGACGAACGCGACCGCGCCATGTACAAGCAGAAGACCTGGAAGCGCAGCGCGGTGTTGCTGGCCGGCCCCGGGATGAACTTCCTCATCGGGCTGCTGCTGATCTACGTCATCGCTGTGGCATGGGGCCTGCCCAACCTGCATCCGTCAACCGCGGCGGTGGTCGGCGAAACTGCTTGTGTCCCACCAGAATTGAGCAAGAGCCAGTTCGGACAGTGCACCGATCCCGGCCCGGCGGCCGCGGCCGGCATCCGCGCCGGCGATGTGGTCGTCAAAGTCGGCAACACCGACGTGCACACGTTCGACGAGATGGCGGCTGCGGTGCGCAAGGTGAACGGCACGGTTCCGTTCGTCATCGAGCGCGGTGGCAAGACGCTCACCGTGCCCGTGACCGTCGTCCCCACGCAGCGCTGGGTCGACGGCAAGCCGTCGAAAGTTGGCATGATCGGTGTGGCGCCGAAGACCTACCCGCCCATGCAGTACAACCCGTTGACTGCCGTGCCCGCGACCTTCGTCTTCACCGGGGACCTGTCCGTCGAGCTGGGCAAGGCGCTGGCCGCGATCCCGACCAAGGTCGGGGCGTTGGTGCATGCCATCGGCGGTGGCCAGCGCGACCCCGAGACACCGATCAGCGTGGTCGGCGCCACGATCATCGGTGGCGACACCGTCAACCACGGGCTGTGGGTGGCGTTCTGGTTCTTCCTTGCCCAGCTGAACTTCATCCTGGGCGCGGTCAACCTGGTGCCGTTGCTGCCGTTCGACGGCGGGCACATCGCGATCGCGGTTTACGAGAAGATCCGCAACATGATCCGCTCGGCGCGCGGAATGGTCGCGGCAGCGCCGGTGAACTATCTCAAACTCATGCCGGCAACCTACGTAGTGTTGGTGCTGGTCGTCGGCTACATGTTGCTGACCGTGACCGCCGATCTGGTCAATCCGATCAGGCTGTTCCAGTAG
- a CDS encoding DUF1707 SHOCT-like domain-containing protein: MARPDELAELRISDADRNGTLRRLHNAVALGLIDINEFEQRSSQVSYARTRGELDSLVGDLPGPGAIVTSAADRVELRGWLGSLKRHGEWMVPTRLALVRRLGPVELDLVKARFAGPVVVIELDMKFGGVDIRLPDGASASIDDVEVYGGSAVDRRKTAPAEGNPHVVLTGRVVCGSVVIRGPRKSLLRRRRG, from the coding sequence ATGGCCCGCCCGGACGAACTGGCAGAACTGCGGATCTCGGACGCCGACCGTAACGGCACGCTGCGTCGGCTGCACAACGCCGTTGCGCTCGGCCTGATCGATATCAACGAGTTCGAGCAACGCTCCTCGCAGGTGTCCTACGCGCGCACCCGCGGCGAGCTCGACAGCCTCGTCGGCGACCTGCCCGGTCCCGGGGCGATCGTCACGTCCGCGGCCGATCGGGTCGAGCTGCGCGGCTGGCTGGGCTCGCTCAAACGTCACGGGGAATGGATGGTGCCGACCCGGCTGGCGCTGGTGCGCCGCCTCGGCCCGGTCGAACTTGACCTGGTCAAGGCGCGCTTCGCGGGACCGGTCGTGGTCATCGAACTCGACATGAAATTCGGCGGCGTTGACATTCGGCTGCCCGACGGCGCCAGCGCCTCGATCGACGACGTCGAGGTCTATGGAGGCAGCGCCGTCGACCGTCGCAAGACCGCGCCGGCCGAGGGCAATCCGCATGTGGTGCTGACCGGTCGGGTGGTATGCGGATCGGTCGTCATCCGCGGTCCGCGCAAGTCGCTGCTGCGTCGCCGTCGAGGTTGA
- a CDS encoding penicillin-binding transpeptidase domain-containing protein, which produces MATSTTFASAIASLGLVAVVAVPGCTPRPDGPGPAAEHFFSAMSSGDTATASQLTDDPSDARAALNAAWAGLQATHLDAQVLGAKYTEDTGTVAYRYTWHLPKNRTWTYDGQLKMARDEGRWQVRWTTTGLHPKLGEHQTFALRADPPRRASVNEAGGTDVLAPGYLYHYTLDASRAGTELISTARAVADALRPFDDTLDPQILAEQASSSPKPLDLITLRVDDNNRVAPAIGNLPGVVITPQAELLPTDDRFAPAIINEVKKAVIDELDGQAGWRVVSVNQNGVDVAVLHEVEPSPAPSITISLDRAVQNAAQHAVDNQGRKAMIVVIKPSTGEILAVAQNGAADADGPVATTGLYPPGSTFKMVTAGAALERDMATPNTMLGCPGEVDIGHRTIPNYGGFDLGVVPMSRAFASSCNTTFAELASRMPPRGLTHTAAQYGLGLDYDVDGIPTVTGSVPPTVDLAERTEDGFGQGKVLTSPFGMALVAATVAAGKTPLPQLIEGRPTKVTGDSTPITPKMLDGLRPMMRLVVTNGTATDISGSGAVFGKTGEAEFPGGSHSWFAGYRGDMAFASLIVGGGSSEYAVRMTKFMFDQLPADYLT; this is translated from the coding sequence ATGGCAACGTCAACCACATTTGCATCAGCGATCGCAAGTCTGGGGCTGGTCGCCGTGGTCGCCGTGCCGGGGTGTACCCCGCGCCCCGACGGCCCGGGGCCGGCCGCGGAGCACTTCTTTTCCGCCATGTCCAGCGGCGATACCGCGACCGCCTCGCAGCTCACTGACGATCCCAGCGACGCCCGCGCAGCGCTCAACGCCGCCTGGGCCGGGCTGCAAGCCACGCACTTGGACGCGCAGGTGCTCGGCGCCAAGTACACCGAGGACACCGGGACGGTGGCCTACCGCTACACCTGGCACCTGCCCAAGAACCGGACCTGGACCTACGACGGCCAGCTCAAGATGGCGCGCGACGAAGGCCGTTGGCAGGTCCGCTGGACCACCACCGGGTTGCATCCCAAGCTGGGGGAACACCAGACGTTCGCGCTGCGCGCCGACCCGCCGCGGCGCGCCTCGGTCAACGAGGCAGGCGGCACCGACGTGCTGGCGCCCGGCTACCTCTACCACTACACGCTGGACGCGAGCCGGGCTGGCACCGAGTTGATCAGCACAGCCCGCGCCGTCGCCGACGCACTGCGGCCGTTCGACGACACGCTGGACCCTCAGATCCTCGCCGAGCAGGCCAGCTCGTCGCCCAAGCCGCTGGATCTGATCACGCTGCGGGTCGACGACAACAACCGCGTCGCACCTGCCATCGGCAACCTGCCCGGCGTAGTGATCACCCCACAGGCCGAACTACTGCCGACCGATGACCGGTTCGCCCCGGCGATCATCAACGAGGTCAAGAAAGCCGTCATCGACGAACTCGACGGCCAAGCGGGCTGGCGGGTGGTCAGCGTCAACCAGAACGGCGTCGACGTCGCCGTGCTGCACGAGGTCGAACCCTCGCCGGCGCCGTCGATCACGATCAGCCTGGACCGTGCGGTGCAGAACGCCGCCCAGCACGCGGTCGACAACCAGGGCCGCAAGGCGATGATCGTGGTGATCAAGCCGTCGACCGGGGAAATCCTCGCCGTCGCACAGAACGGAGCCGCCGACGCCGACGGCCCGGTCGCCACCACCGGCCTGTACCCGCCCGGGTCGACCTTCAAGATGGTGACCGCCGGTGCGGCGCTCGAGCGCGACATGGCCACCCCCAACACGATGTTGGGCTGCCCGGGCGAGGTCGACATCGGGCATCGCACCATTCCCAACTACGGCGGATTCGATCTGGGCGTGGTGCCGATGTCACGGGCGTTCGCCAGTTCGTGCAACACCACGTTCGCCGAGCTGGCCAGCCGGATGCCGCCGCGTGGGCTGACGCATACGGCCGCCCAGTACGGCTTGGGGCTCGACTACGACGTCGACGGCATCCCCACGGTGACCGGCTCGGTTCCGCCGACCGTCGATCTGGCCGAACGCACGGAAGACGGATTCGGCCAGGGCAAGGTGCTGACCAGCCCATTCGGCATGGCCCTGGTCGCAGCCACGGTGGCGGCCGGGAAAACGCCGCTGCCACAACTCATCGAGGGCCGGCCGACGAAGGTCACCGGCGACAGCACGCCGATCACGCCCAAGATGCTCGACGGTCTGCGGCCGATGATGCGGCTGGTGGTGACCAACGGCACCGCGACCGACATCTCCGGCAGCGGTGCGGTTTTCGGCAAGACGGGGGAAGCCGAGTTCCCGGGCGGATCGCATTCCTGGTTCGCCGGCTACCGCGGCGACATGGCGTTCGCGTCGCTGATCGTCGGGGGTGGTAGCTCGGAGTACGCGGTGCGGATGACCAAGTTCATGTTCGACCAGTTGCCCGCCGACTACCTGACCTGA
- a CDS encoding DUF4097 family beta strand repeat-containing protein, whose protein sequence is MPTFHTPQPITASIQAAAGSVRLVATDRDDTVAEVRPHDPSRQADVRSAEEARISYANGKLAVAPAKHGFLGYRMGAVDIVVELPSHSSAQVSVASADVHSDGDLAEFRFASASGNLALQSISGRLKAATSSGNVDVGVLDGDTKFQAASGALSIGHLRGHLKSQTSSGSVSIAAAVSGAALAHTSSGAVQIGIPEGTAAQLDVMTGSGTVTNRLEPSDGPKEGEETLLVRVRTGSGDVDIHRAVQAHGTING, encoded by the coding sequence ATGCCGACATTTCATACCCCGCAACCGATCACGGCGAGCATTCAAGCCGCTGCTGGTTCAGTCCGGCTCGTCGCGACCGACCGCGACGACACGGTCGCCGAGGTTCGCCCCCATGACCCGTCCCGCCAAGCCGACGTCCGCTCCGCCGAGGAGGCCCGGATCTCTTATGCCAACGGCAAACTCGCCGTGGCACCGGCTAAACACGGCTTTCTCGGCTACCGCATGGGTGCGGTCGACATCGTCGTGGAACTCCCGTCGCACTCCAGCGCACAGGTGTCCGTGGCATCCGCCGACGTGCATTCCGACGGCGACCTCGCCGAGTTCCGGTTTGCCTCGGCCAGCGGCAATCTCGCGTTGCAGTCGATCAGCGGACGGCTCAAGGCGGCCACCTCGTCAGGCAATGTCGACGTCGGCGTCCTCGACGGCGACACCAAGTTCCAGGCCGCCAGCGGCGCGTTGAGCATCGGCCACCTGCGCGGCCACCTGAAGTCGCAGACCTCGTCCGGCTCGGTCAGCATCGCCGCCGCCGTCAGCGGAGCCGCACTGGCCCACACCAGCAGCGGCGCCGTGCAGATCGGCATCCCCGAGGGCACCGCGGCCCAGCTCGACGTCATGACCGGGTCCGGCACCGTCACCAACCGCCTCGAGCCGTCCGACGGGCCCAAAGAGGGCGAGGAGACACTGCTGGTGCGGGTGCGCACCGGCTCCGGCGACGTCGACATCCACCGGGCGGTGCAGGCACACGGCACAATAAATGGGTGA
- a CDS encoding GNAT family N-acetyltransferase codes for MSAPPIFRLVGERRVSVVRDAAAVARVLAQDPVGSCMVAARVADHGIDPHSIGGELWTRRGADESLCYAGANLIPLRGGPADLHAFADEAMSASRRCSSLVGRAELVMPMWQRLEGAWGPARDVRDRQPLMALSTMPSCAIDPEVRQVRPDELDTYLVAAVDMFIGEVGVDPRLGDGGRGYRRRVASLISAGRAWARFEHGEVIFKAEVGSQSPAVGQIQGVWVHPERRGRGLGTAGTATLAAVIVGTGRIASLYVNDFNTVARAAYARVGFREVGTFATVLLD; via the coding sequence ATGTCGGCTCCGCCCATCTTTCGCCTGGTCGGCGAGCGACGGGTGTCAGTGGTGCGCGACGCCGCCGCCGTCGCCCGGGTGCTTGCCCAGGATCCCGTCGGATCGTGCATGGTCGCCGCGCGTGTCGCCGACCACGGCATTGACCCCCACTCGATCGGCGGCGAACTATGGACGCGGCGCGGAGCCGACGAATCGCTGTGCTACGCAGGCGCCAACCTGATTCCGCTGCGCGGCGGACCGGCCGATTTGCACGCCTTCGCCGACGAGGCGATGAGTGCCTCGCGGCGTTGCTCGTCGCTGGTCGGACGGGCCGAACTGGTGATGCCGATGTGGCAGCGACTCGAAGGCGCATGGGGCCCGGCCCGCGACGTGCGTGACCGCCAGCCCTTGATGGCCCTGAGCACGATGCCCAGCTGCGCGATCGATCCTGAGGTCCGCCAGGTGCGGCCGGACGAGCTCGACACGTACCTCGTGGCGGCCGTCGACATGTTCATCGGTGAGGTCGGTGTCGACCCGCGACTCGGCGACGGCGGTCGTGGGTATCGGCGCCGAGTGGCCAGCCTGATCTCGGCGGGCCGCGCGTGGGCACGCTTCGAGCACGGCGAGGTGATCTTCAAGGCTGAAGTCGGCTCGCAGTCGCCGGCGGTGGGCCAGATCCAGGGTGTCTGGGTTCACCCCGAGCGCCGCGGCCGGGGGCTGGGCACCGCAGGCACCGCGACCTTAGCGGCGGTGATCGTCGGCACCGGCCGTATCGCCAGCCTCTACGTCAACGACTTCAACACCGTGGCCCGCGCCGCGTACGCCCGCGTCGGCTTCCGGGAAGTGGGCACCTTCGCCACCGTGCTGCTGGACTAG